In one window of Arachis ipaensis cultivar K30076 chromosome B06, Araip1.1, whole genome shotgun sequence DNA:
- the LOC107646929 gene encoding coatomer subunit delta-1-like isoform X1 — MTRMRIEGLLAAFPKLIGTGKQHTYVETENVRYVYQPMEALYLLLITNKQSNILEDLDTLRILSKLVPEYSYYFEESICKCAFDLILISLGHKENVTVAQVKQYCEMESHEEKLHRQMREDKIREAKDEMKRKANEIDKNKIIKNKGDNYKGGFGPLQSMGSEIFENSFNDTSISSSGTGSRLSFDVDSFSTKSKGKLS; from the exons ATGACTCGCATGAGAATTGAAGGTCTTCTAGCAGCATTTCCCAAGTTGATAGGAACTGGAAAACAGCACACGTATGTTGAGACTGAGAATGTGCGTTATGTTTATCAGCCAATGGAGGCACTGTACCTGCTTCTTATAACAAACAAGCAGAGCAACATACTGGAAGATTTGGATACTCTAAGAATTTTGTCGAAACTT GTACCTGAATATTCTTACTACTTTGAAGAAAGTATTTGCAAATGTGCATTTGACCTAATTTTAATCTCTCTTGGACACAAGGAAAATGTGACTGTTGCACAAGTTAAGCAATATTGTGAGATGGAGAGTCATGAAGAGAAGCTGCACAGACAGATGAGGGAGGACAAGATTAGAGAAGCAAAGGATGAAATGAAAAGGAAAGCTAATGAGATTGATAAAAACAAG ATTATAAAGAACAAAGGTGATAATTATAAAGGAGGTTTTGGCCCATTACAGTCAATGGGCTCGGAAATATTTGAGAATAGCTTTAATGATACAAGCATCTCCAGCAGTGGAACTGGTTCCAGATTGAGTTTTGATGTTGATTCCTTTTCTACCAAGTCTAAAGGTAAGCTTTCATAG
- the LOC107646929 gene encoding coatomer subunit delta-2-like isoform X2 — MTRMRIEGLLAAFPKLIGTGKQHTYVETENVRYVYQPMEALYLLLITNKQSNILEDLDTLRILSKLENVTVAQVKQYCEMESHEEKLHRQMREDKIREAKDEMKRKANEIDKNKIIKNKGDNYKGGFGPLQSMGSEIFENSFNDTSISSSGTGSRLSFDVDSFSTKSKGKLS; from the exons ATGACTCGCATGAGAATTGAAGGTCTTCTAGCAGCATTTCCCAAGTTGATAGGAACTGGAAAACAGCACACGTATGTTGAGACTGAGAATGTGCGTTATGTTTATCAGCCAATGGAGGCACTGTACCTGCTTCTTATAACAAACAAGCAGAGCAACATACTGGAAGATTTGGATACTCTAAGAATTTTGTCGAAACTT GAAAATGTGACTGTTGCACAAGTTAAGCAATATTGTGAGATGGAGAGTCATGAAGAGAAGCTGCACAGACAGATGAGGGAGGACAAGATTAGAGAAGCAAAGGATGAAATGAAAAGGAAAGCTAATGAGATTGATAAAAACAAG ATTATAAAGAACAAAGGTGATAATTATAAAGGAGGTTTTGGCCCATTACAGTCAATGGGCTCGGAAATATTTGAGAATAGCTTTAATGATACAAGCATCTCCAGCAGTGGAACTGGTTCCAGATTGAGTTTTGATGTTGATTCCTTTTCTACCAAGTCTAAAGGTAAGCTTTCATAG
- the LOC107646929 gene encoding coatomer subunit delta-3-like isoform X3 — protein sequence MTRMRIEGLLAAFPKLIGTGKQHTYVETENVRYVYQPMEALYLLLITNKQSNILEDLDTLRILSKLVPEYSYYFEESICKCAFDLILISLGHKENVTVAQVKQYCEMESHEEKLHRQMREDKIREAKDEMKRKANEIDKNKAIHVIYRL from the exons ATGACTCGCATGAGAATTGAAGGTCTTCTAGCAGCATTTCCCAAGTTGATAGGAACTGGAAAACAGCACACGTATGTTGAGACTGAGAATGTGCGTTATGTTTATCAGCCAATGGAGGCACTGTACCTGCTTCTTATAACAAACAAGCAGAGCAACATACTGGAAGATTTGGATACTCTAAGAATTTTGTCGAAACTT GTACCTGAATATTCTTACTACTTTGAAGAAAGTATTTGCAAATGTGCATTTGACCTAATTTTAATCTCTCTTGGACACAAGGAAAATGTGACTGTTGCACAAGTTAAGCAATATTGTGAGATGGAGAGTCATGAAGAGAAGCTGCACAGACAGATGAGGGAGGACAAGATTAGAGAAGCAAAGGATGAAATGAAAAGGAAAGCTAATGAGATTGATAAAAACAAG GCAATTCATGTAATATATAGATTATAA